GGCCGAATGGGGGGCCGGCGTGAGAAGCATGTGCAGGAGTGTGTTCTTCGTCCtgatgcttgtatttgctcatgtcataagccaaagctgctgcacctgccgtgcacacatgtcattgctgcctgttttgaagctggtggactacaggctcgtatgtatgtctcaaattacttcatgaaggaaactatttggatgacttggaggcacGAGATATATGGGTTTCGCATCCTTGGAGACTTCATAACTGATCCTGGACACAATGCAACTTACATTCCGGATCCAGATTTAGAAATGTTTCAAGGGGTGGGCCGACGCAAGAAGAAACGCATTAGAAGTAACATGGATCGATCGGAGGCTGGTCGAGATGTCCGCCTCTGCTCGAAGTGCCATGAGACGGGTCATACGTACAAGTATTGTACGGCATTGAGTTATGGTGGCCGCACAGATGGAGCGGGCCCATCAGAAGCTGCTCCAAATCCGGCACCGCAGGCAACGGgtcgtcgtggccgccgtccTAACAACGATGGCCTTATGTGATCGATGACGATTGTCATTTGTGTCATTCGCTATTGAATCATGTTCgatgttaaattatgtaatattaagaactaatatgtcgtaaactgatttcgtcttggcgtacgaatatttgttgtaataTGTGGCGCAAATGTATGTTCAACTTTATTGCTGTAATTGGAAATTGAAGTTATATAATatgtaatttgttgtgcatcatttataagtttattacattatgttttatttagtattttattaaaaatttgTTGTATTACTTAATTTATGTTatgaaattttatttagtattgttTTACGTTAATGTTATTATGCTTAATATTGTTATTTATGTTATGaaattatttgtaataaatctCATTATACAGGTATGGCGAACGAGGAAGGAGCTACCCCTGAGTTGCTAGATGCTCTCGTCGACAAGCGCCACCGGTCGTACATGTCTGCGGTCCGTGGCATCAGCTTAGGGACGTTTCGGGCTCGTGTGCCCATGTCGACGATGCCGATTCACCGTCGTTGGGTTCCTAGGTACGGGTTACATTTGTCacatattttaattgtttcCTTAACCTTTTGTTCTAACTTGATTTACATTTTCGCGATGCAGGTTACGCGCTTCAGGTCTTCTCCCGATTGCGCGACTTGTGGAGGGAGATATGGCGGACCCTGCACGTCGACCTAGGGACAGGGCTCCATGGTTCCAGTTCGACATGTCCCTCCTCGCGGCACTTCTCGACCGTTGGCGTCCGGAGACGCACACGTTTCACCTCCCGGTTGGTGAGACGACCCCTACTCTTCAGGACGTGGCGATGCTTCTAGGCTTGCCGTGTGCTGGATGAGCTGTGGGTGCAGAGGACGTGGGACTCTCGTGGCGCGACGACCTTTTGGCTCGGTTCACCGGTGTTCAGCGCAATGAGCTAGCGTTGCCGTACCAGCCCTTGCCTGCGAACCACGCACACGGACCTACAAAGAGGTGGCTTCTACAGTTTAGTGTGAGTACAAAAATGTTGATTCTTTCTGTACTTATATTGATACGTATTTGCATTGACGACTCGTACCTTTTTGAAGGCGGACTACATGAGGGCAGACGCAGACGACTTTACGGTTGCCAGGCACTTCGAGGCCTACTTACTGTGGCTGTTCGGCTGGGTCATGTTCTGCAGCTCGCAGGGTGACTCGTGCCCCAAACAGCTCATTCCTTTGGCGAGGTCgatagctgacgctccacttcaCGAGATGCCACAGTTCAGCTGGGGTTCTGCTATTTTGGCTGCGAGTTATAGGGGTCTTTGCACGGGCGTGACGAAGGTCTCAGCAGAGGAGCCCATTTTTGTTGGGTGTCCTCTACTGTTACAGCTCTGGTCTTACGAGCGTTTTCCCGTCGGTAGGCCAGAGATGGACTTCGAGCCGTACGTCCAGCTGTCCGCAGACCACGACGATGTCGACAGACCTACGATGGGTTCGTTGTGGTGCCTCAGGAGGGTACGTTACATCGTTTGTTTTACTTATTGTTACATGCGTGCACAAATGTACGATTTAGCGGTTAACTTATTTTTTCATTATGCAGCCTTCTTGGGTCGGCGTGCAGACGAGGAAGTCGTACCACGGCTTCGTTGGACAGTTTGACGCTCTTGTGGACACGGACGTGAGGTGGACTCCGTACACTGCAGCTGACATTTACGCCCGGGCACCGAGCGGTCTTTCGTCCTTATGCCTGCGAGATCACGAGTACTGGATGACGACGAAGCCGATCCTTTACGACATCCACGTTGAGGAGTACCACGTTCACCGGGTTatgaggcagttcggtctctaccagcagaccccggtcccgattgtgcactcagtggAGGCTCACGTCCACAGGTACCGAATAAATAGTTCTGTTAATAATTCATCATTTTTTAACCTACCATTTAGCATTGAATCGCTCAAGCTTTCTATTATAGGTGGACACGGCAAGGTCAGCCACCAGGCTCGCGGTGGGCCGACAAGATCCGTCCTTACGTCGACTCTTGGGCCGCGGCCCTCGACGACGTTGTTTTCGAGGATCGGCCGCACAGCGACGAGGCGTTCGTGGACTACCTACGGTGGTACCTGCCGAGGACGCGCACACGTGTTGTGCACGTTCCACCAGAGGCTCCGATCGAGGCCGCAAGGGTGTCGGAGACGTACCCCGTAGTTCGAGACCAGAACTTCGCCATAGCGGTACGTTTCTCTGATTGATTTTGCAGTAAAAAAACTGGTTGCATATGATGTTACTACTTTCTTGGTACAGTACGATGTCATACGAGCGATTGAGTCCGAGGCTTCGTCGAGTATGGGCCATTACCATGACATGACGCCCGCCCAGCACCAAAGCACGCTGCAGAAGATCGTCGATATGTGCAAGCGATTCCGACGAGCCGTGACCTGTCGTGAGGACGACACCTTCCTCCCACCTCGCAGTTCGGGGCCGGTTCCTGTGACCGGTCCATCGTCACGACGGTCTGCACCCGCGGCACAGTCAGGTCCACCGccatcgccaccgccacctGACACGATGGCGACACCTTCGGGTTCTGCAGTTCGGCCCACGTACGTGCCGCGACCGGCACATTTGTACTCGGCAGGTAAATCGTACTCTAACCTCGTGTCACTTACAATACCGTATCATGTAAAACTTTATTCATTAACTTGTACTTCTTATTCGTGTAGCGCCCGGCTCGTCGCTGTTTCCGTCGATGGATCCCTACGGCGCTGGATCTTCGTCTCTTCGTCGTCCAATACACGATTTAGGTACGTGTAAGACCAGTTGTTAATTTGCGGAAACAAGTGCATTTTTAATTGAATATTGATGGATTGAAGTTTGTGAATCAGAGTACCGGCAGGTGAGAGGGACAGACGACGATGAGGAGATTCAGGAGGTGGACGACCTCGCGCAGATGGAGTGGGTGAACACGTTCTTCTCTTCTGCACCGACGCAGGAGGTCGTCGGCACTTCACAGCTGGGGGGTGCCCCACTCGCGACGCAGGACTACAGTCAGGTGGAGCAGACGCCTGTTCCTGAGCAGGGTCGTCGGTCCACTCGCCAGACCATCCCGCCGGAGCCACTGACGTACTCGCAGCACCACACTAGGGCGGTCCAGGCTGCAGAGCGACGTGGtaggaggagagggggcaagCGCGGACACATCTAGTTTACAGGTTGTAGCTTGTTAATTAATTCCGTCATACTATCTTATGTATGCATGTGCAGACTATGATTCGATGTGTCCATTACGTACCATTATGATGAGTAGGCCAGTGCAATGTTTCGGGCGATGGTATATGTCCGTGCAGTGAAATTATAACGATTAGGCCGGTGCCGTGCAGTGTTTCGGGCGATTGGATATGTcggggcagtgcaataatcaagagtgagcgctgtggagcgtgcaagtgctgaagtcatgagcagtgagacgtcgtgtcgttgtttaaagtgggaggagtgagcggtgttgagcgtgcgagggtacaaatcaagagcaatgagaggtcgtgtccgtgtttaaagtggtacgagtgagcgctgtggagcgtgcgaataCAGTAGGCTTTTcatgtgcatttacactccacactccgggtatcagacctttgtgcgcctataaatactcacaagcttgtgaactcccagcaccactcaaacaccaaagctcattgtatacccaatgtctggaagtgggtctagcgggaagaattactacggttttgggaaaggaaaagggggaagaaagggagaccccataatatgggaggggcctcttggacctgattcctttccggaaccagtgtttgagtttccgccacagcacaagagtgaatttaccaatgaaactcctcttcgacaatacgataaccgtagagaaacgtggccaaaatgcagacatggtgaggactgcttagtgcagatgtgcaccgacgggatggatggtggtcggcgtttcttcaaatgccctcacgcatgggtaatgctcggttgttttatttctttatcttcattgagacaccttacatgaaatttgttttgcagtcttcagatgctccagaaaactgtgggtttaccaggtgggtcgatcctgcactaattgattcagttcaggagttcatcgagtacctccagattaagatatttgatctggagtgcaaggtgaaccattacgaggaagtgagcgagggtaacaaagacgacgaagatgatgataccagcaatgctgccacTTCAAAAGAtaaaccatgcactattccttactgcaactgcccttgtcacaagaacaagggccctggccctccggcaccaccgcctgcgcaacctgcaatgggtggatactgcggagaaggctcaacgcagtttgctacgtgggggtacggctattaGTTTACCTAGTCCAAGTGACATGTTGCATCGTTGTATTTGTTGggttttttaaattacctaaggcaacgggttctgccatgccactgcatttctgctgtgtgtttcattaacattgtattatgatgtaattcctatggttaACATTGTGACGATTACGCCGGTACCGTGTGGTGTTCCGGGCGATGGGATGTGTCagggcagtgcaataatcacgagtaggTCGATGCAGTGACAGTACGACGAGTTTAAAGTGGGCGATGCGATGAGTAGGTCGATGCAATAATCCGTGTTTAAATTTGTAGTAGTGAAcactgtggagcgtgcgagtgctTGGACATGCAAGCAGCCCTGCGTCTATAAAAGAGCACCTTGTGGTTCCTGAGAGCACAGACTTGCAATTCAGTTTCCACTTTTTTAATTAGCCCAACCAAACAGctatgagctcctcattctcccgggcagctttccgtcgggaaatggaggctaatttaggaccctctcctaatgatcccaatagatgtattacagattgcaaggtatggccgaaaggtgtagagccacccgattgctattgccaaatgcgttgtgttccgaacatatctcgtgattacgagacttttggccagaggtattggtgttgcaagaatatcgaggaagtccaaaaaagaggtgcaacatcccaggtatagattaatttgtaaatatgcttttattatttttattaattttgaatcgtttcttgtttttaaagtacgctggtgatgacacgcatactcattggtgtcatttccatgagtggattgacacgtggatcacTCATCGTGATAAGCAATATATGGAGTGGTTAAAGAAGGTGAATGAAGATTTACGCAAAGGCGAGCGTGCAAAACCAGACATCGCGGGACGTGATAAGGCTACTGCCCGTGAATGATTTATGTTTTACTGCTCCGTCAGAATAAATAATGTAACGTTTGttcgaattacctaaggcatgttaggtttagtattggacctcgttaccgtagtttgcaacaggTCTTGACATGCCATGTCATGCGTTCTGTGCGTTGAATTGTGTGGACCACTATTTAATTTTTGTTCAATGTTTGAACGGTAATTGTTTTCATTGTTTTTATTGTGTGTACTGGCCGATATATGCCAATGGAGTTGTCATCGTGTCGGTctgaaaagtttatttgtaGGGCAATGCTTCTGAATAATTTAGTTGCAGCTAGTACAAATTACACAATGTCGATTAATTTGACATTGAAATTACAATAACAATTGCACTGGCATGTACATGGAACACGCTAACGTCGTGTTCCATctagacctaacatgccttagggaatatgaaattcgaacattacatgatagtcatctactgagtgcaccgaggatacttccccttcctaatagcctcaggtcccgcctccttcgcacgacgggccctctctcgcttcctctccctatcagcttcacgctcctctgcctgccgacgttccacttctgcgaacctcttctcgatctcttctttatctttcttgcgcttctcctccattttttcctcttacagcattcgctgccacctttccgcagcccaccttgcttggcgctcaacgtgttccttagcttcggtcgattgctccgtgtccagccactgtatgaaatcacaaagaggtggtggactctatttccaagccgagttagaattaacatactgaactccgaaggcgcaaactagatagtgcgaggtgataccttcgctttgtccttgccgtagcgctttggcggatcgtactcgtagttctcacacatgaagaacctcctgccgaagtcatcgcccaaaactttggactccatcagcttgcacaacgaaccgcagaagcacattggaaccTGCACTCCTTGAGGCACAGGTTCTCTAATCTTGTTCCACGGGATGTAGGTAGAACCAGAGGAAGACATGGTGGCCGTGCGTGGATGGCTAAAGACTTCGTATGAGATGGCTACTGACTTCATATGAGATGGGGCGATGTTTTATTTATAGATGGAGCTATTTGGTCTATAGGCATAGTTCACGCATGTCTATCGCTGTTTCAAACGGCGGTAAGTACTCCCACATATTTAATTATAGTGGGggtgcagaagaatctgatgcaaggtgacaggacatcgaaatcgtaattgaaactcatgaatatctcatgaaaatatattttcacagactattagagttaaatctaatttgtataaatttttttaaaaaatttccctaacctccgctatctctattattttctgaaatatctctaaacgtaaagaaaataattacagttcagACAGtctttaaaataattatacaattaATTATAGCAGTGAAAGCttataaaacaattaaaaataaaaaataaattgtgggaacacctaccgccgtttcaaacggcggtagGGTGCTGCCGTCTACAGGACAGCTACAGCCGGCTGTAGCAGCCGGCTATAGCCGGGCTACAGCGCGGCGGTAGCACTTACCGCCGGTTGGTTTGGCGGTAAGGAGCTACCGCCGTTTGATCCGGCGGTAGCTTCCATGGGCCGAGGGCCAAGGATCTTACCGCCGGTTAATCCGGCGGTAATTCCTTACCCCCAAACCAACCGGCGGCAgggtgacatttttgaaaaaaaatatagccacatatatttttgataaatcgaaaaaaaaaatatagaaataaaaaaaattcttctcTGCCGGGCTACGGCACCTCCAGCTCCTCCAACGACCCTGGTGGGCTCTTGCGTCTCGGTGACTGATTCCATGCCGGCCCAGGACACCACACATCCTACTCCGTGTGTTGCCCTGGCCTGTCCGAACGTGCCCGCGCTCCAGCTGCAACAGAGGCACGTGGGCCAACCAGCAGTAGCACAAGGAGCAGGCCAAGAGCAGCTAGATTAATTTGGTTCGCAATTTATCTTTGCTCATACTATTTAATTGCTGCTCTCTTGCTTAAATTAAATTATTAGCTTTTGGTGCTGCTACTGATGCTGAGGTGATTCGCGTCCTTAGTTAATTCAGTTAATTAGTATTTGATAATGCTAATTGCTTGTACATCTTTACATGCTTATTTAACATGTGTTTGATTAGTACTCACTCTTCCTAAAGCTAGAATAGTTCTAATCTTTTGGTCAGGCTATCGATCGTTTTTTGTTGAACTTTGCTTCTGTTTATTTTGCTTCCGCTTATTTTGAGCTCTACTAATCACTGTTAAATCATCGCATGCTTTGTTAAATTGATTTGTTGGTAGCTTTGCTTGAATAAACTATTGTATATTGGATTCCGCTTTATTGTACATTGAATAAATTTGTCTATTTGAtgctagaaaaaaaaatgagattTGCTGATTTGACACCGAAACTTCAGATCTTATCTATATGTCTCTAAGTCAAAATTTTATTGCCTATTGACACTCCCGTCACTTCTGTTAGCTTCCATCGTTAGACGCGTAGGCCAGGCAGCGGGAAAAGACCAAAATGCCTTTTGAGGAAAAATTAGACCGCACAGTTTTTCACAGTGGAGGCCGCTCGATCTCACCTCATCTCCCTCGCGCTCGGATGGGTAGGTCGTTGAAccctagcggcggcgcggcgcgagcaTGAAGGCGGGTGGTGCAGCAACTGGACCTGGCCGCGCCACCACAGTGGCGGTCTGCCCGGCCATGGAAGCGGCCCCGCAGGTGGGCAGCGCGACCAGTGAGGCAGGCTTCGTGGCGACGAGATGCGGCGGTGCCGGCACAATGGCGGCCCGTGTGGGCAGGGGAGGCGGGCGCGGCCTCGGTGCAGGCGGCCAAGGAGTAGGCGGCAGGGGAGGCGGGCAGTGCGGCATTGTCGGCCCTCCGCGCGGCCAGGGAGCGGGCGGCATGGGAGGCGGGCGGTGCGGCCTTGCTGGCCCTCCGCGCGGCTAAGGAGCAGGCAGCAGGGGAGGCGCCTTGCTGGCCCTCTGCGCGGCCAGGGAGCAGCCGGCCAGGGAAGAACTGTCTCAGACTTTCCATGTTCACATAAGGGTATTTTAGTAATTTTCCGCTACCTGGCCCACACATCTAACGGTGGAAGCTAACATAAGTCAGGAGAATGTCGAATAGGCAACAAAATTTTGACTTGAGGATATATGGGTAAGATCTGAAGTTTTGGTGTCAAATGAGCAAACCTGATTTTTTCTAGTATCAAATAGGCAAATTTCTCATAACATAGATAGAAGAGACAGACAGAGAGAGGGTGTAGTCATGTAGATGGGTGGGCCGTATAGGTATCGTATATCtgtaaaaaaatatatgtattGTGTCGAAACGAAAAATGAAACTGAGATATGGGCGACGTGACGTCCATCCAAATTTCACTTCGCGCTTGGTATATGTAGCTCTATATCGCTGGAAGAAAGGGTGGCCATCCGGGGTTCGGCGCATGTTTCCTGGGCACGTGGCTCCCGTGTCGTGCTAGCGTCTATCTGTTAGTTGCGTCGATCCTAAGCACCGATGCCCAACCTGTCGTTATTGCCTATCAAACAAATCGACTTTGCCTGTTTCGCCTCGCTTCTTGTGTCATCGTCTCCGCGCCGTCTAGATGCCCACACGAGAGGCCTACGCATCATCCTTGTGCACCGATCAAATCGCCTCCGTCTGATTAGCCTTGCTTCGACAGCCTTCTCCATCGGCTCCCACTCTCGCTTCCCGCGCCGTCAACGGCCATCGTCGCCCATGTCTTGCACAGGCCCCCTCCCGCAGGGCGCGGCGATGGCCATGGACACCCACCCGACGCGCTCCGTGGCGTACGTGAGCTTCGGCACGGTGGCCGAGCTGGAGTCCTCCGGCGCGCCGTTCCTATGGCCCCTGCGCGAGGACTCGTGGCCGCTCCTTCCCGCGGGGTTCCTGGCACGCGCTGCGGCCGTCGGCGTCATAGTGGCCCCGTGCGGGAGGGCGCGGATCCGGCCAACCACCGCCGGAG
This portion of the Panicum virgatum strain AP13 chromosome 2N, P.virgatum_v5, whole genome shotgun sequence genome encodes:
- the LOC120662694 gene encoding uncharacterized protein LOC120662694 — its product is MANEEGATPELLDALVDKRHRSYMSAADYMRADADDFTVARHFEAYLLWLFGWVMFCSSQGDSCPKQLIPLARSIADAPLHEMPQFSWGSAILAASYRGLCTGVTKVSAEEPIFVGCPLLLQLWSYERFPVGRPEMDFEPYVQLSADHDDVDRPTMGSLWCLRRPSWVGVQTRKSYHGFVGQFDALVDTDVRWTRQGQPPGSRWADKIRPYVDSWAAALDDVVFEDRPHSDEAFVDYLRWYLPRTRTRVVHVPPEAPIEAARVSETYPVVRDQNFAIAYDVIRAIESEASSSMGHYHDMTPAQHQSTLQKIVDMCKRFRRAVTCREDDTFLPPRSSGPVPVTGPSSRRSAPAAQSGPPPSPPPPDTMATPSGSAVRPTYVPRPAHLYSAAPGSSLFPSMDPYGAGSSSLRRPIHDLEYRQVRGTDDDEEIQEVDDLAQMEWVNTFFSSAPTQEVVGTSQLGGAPLATQDYSQVEQTPVPEQGRRSTRQTIPPEPLTYSQHHTRAVQAAERRGRRRGGKRGHI